A region of the Thermoanaerobaculum aquaticum genome:
ACCAGCTCCTTCCGCCGCTCCTGGGTGGGCGGCGGCACCGGCAGACGGATCACCTTCCCGTCGTCCACCGGGTTCAACCCCAGGTTGGACTTCTGAATGGCGTGAACGATGGCCGAAAGCACCGAAGGATCCCAGGGCTGGATGAGGATGAGCGTGGGCTCCGGGATTGACAGCGTGGCCAGCTCGTTAAGAGGGGTGGGCGTGCCGTAGTAGTCCACGCGGATGTGGTCCAGGATCCCCAGGTTAGCCCGACCGGTCCGCAGGGTCTTGAGCTCGTCCTTGAAGACCTCCACCGCTTTGTCCATATGGGTTTTGGCGTCCTTGATTACTTCCTTCATCCTCAAGGCCCTCCATTCCCGCCTTGCGCCTTACGCGCTCATTCTATCGGCCCCGAAGAGGTATCGGAAACCGTGGAGCCCACGTCCTCGCCCAGCACCAC
Encoded here:
- the frr gene encoding ribosome recycling factor is translated as MKEVIKDAKTHMDKAVEVFKDELKTLRTGRANLGILDHIRVDYYGTPTPLNELATLSIPEPTLILIQPWDPSVLSAIVHAIQKSNLGLNPVDDGKVIRLPVPPPTQERRKELVKLAHEYAERARLAVRNVRRDANEAIKKLEKDKKISEDDMRRGMDEVQKLTDEHIEAINKILEAKEKEILEV